The DNA sequence GTCCACATACCATTCGGGCTCGGCATATTCCTTGGACTGGCTGATGCCGAGCAGATAGCCGGTGGCGGCCAGCACGATGAACAGCTGGTAGCCCCAGAACACGAAGCGGGCGAGGCCGGGGAAGGCCAGCCGCGCGCGGCAGGTCCGCTGCACGACATAGAAGCTGGTGGAAATCAGCGCATTGCCGCCGAAGGCGAAGATCACTGCGGAGGTGTGCAGCGGGCGCAGCCGGCCGAAATTGAAGAAGGGCTCGATATTCAGCCAGGGAAAGGCGAGCTGCAGCGCAATGAACAGCCCGGCAAGGAAGCCGGCCATGCCCCAGAAGACGGTGGCGATCACGCCCCAGCGAACGGGATCGTCGTCATAGCGGCTCTCGTCGCCCGGCATGCGCAGGATACCCCGCGCCACGGCGGAAAAATCCGCCGAATAGACGTTCCAGACCAGGCCGATGAACGCCGCGATCGCGACGATGGTCATATGCGCGGCAAAGCCCGCATCCCGGGCCACGGCCACTCCGGCCACGGCCAACAGCACGAGGATGTACCAGATCCCCGTGCGCGTCATTAAAGCTTCCATGAGTCGGCGCCCCTTCAGTGTCTTCGCCGCCGTGCCCGCAGGCACGCCGATCGACATTGACGGAGGTCAATTGCTCAAAGGCAGGGGGATGGGCGGCCGGGTCAGTTGATGGCGGCAACCGGCCCATGCGGAATTGTCCCGGCCGCCTTGGCTGCCAAAAGCGCCGCTTGTTCCGATCGATTTTGGCAGATATGGCGTATTACAACGGCAACACGCCTTGAGGATGAATGCGGTGGATGGTTTGGTCGCCCTGGGCGGAACATTGGCCCTGCTGCTGATCGCCGGTTGCATCGTCGGTTTTGCGGATCGCCGGAACTTCGATCCTCGCTGGCTGATAGCTGCCGCGATGCTGGTGCTCGTGAACGACGCCTGCCTGACGAGCGCCTACGGCCTGATACCTGATGTGATCGGCGGGCAATGGAACTGGCAAGGCAAGCTGCTCGCCCTGTGTGCAACTCTTGCCATTGCGGCGCTACCGGCTTTCGGTTGGCGCAGGTCCGGCATCAGGCTTTCACAGGAAGCCGGCAGCCTCAAGGCGGCGCTCCCGGTCGCGATGCTCTATTGCGCTTTCTTTCTCGCCATTGCTCTCGCTTTCCCCGGCGGCAAGACCGATGGAGAAGAGGTCGCTTTCCAGCTCACCATGCCAGGCTTCGAGGAGGAACCCTTCTATCGCGGGATACTCCTGCTCGCGCTGGATCGCGCCTTCACCGGCCGGGTCCGCTTCCTCGGCGTAAGCTGGGGCTGGGGTGCGGTGCTGTCGTGCGGTCTGTTCGGAATGGCGCACGCGTTCGGCTTCTCCGACGGGCAGTTCTCGTTCGACGCGATGACGATGGCGCTCACAGCGCTGCCGTCTTTCATTGCCGTCTGGCTGCGCCTCAAAACGGGCAGCCTGCTCCTGCCCGTGTTCCTGCACAATTTCGGCAATTCTCTATCGCTTCTGGTCTAGAGGTTGCCCCTTGAGCCACAGCCTCGCTGATCTGCATCGGAGCGCCGGGGAAGATTGGCTGGGGCGGCAGGAGACGGAGACGAGGCTCCTGTGAGTCGCGAATCGTCCGGGTAATGGAGGAGCCAAGCCATTCTGGAGGGAAAGTCTCGCGCAGGCAGAGGCCCTGTCGATGACCGCAACTGTTATCATGCAGTGGCGCCGTCCGCCTCTCAGGCAGTTCCCGGCTGCGGA is a window from the Altererythrobacter sp. B11 genome containing:
- a CDS encoding CPBP family intramembrane glutamic endopeptidase, BDIM_20840 family, producing MNAVDGLVALGGTLALLLIAGCIVGFADRRNFDPRWLIAAAMLVLVNDACLTSAYGLIPDVIGGQWNWQGKLLALCATLAIAALPAFGWRRSGIRLSQEAGSLKAALPVAMLYCAFFLAIALAFPGGKTDGEEVAFQLTMPGFEEEPFYRGILLLALDRAFTGRVRFLGVSWGWGAVLSCGLFGMAHAFGFSDGQFSFDAMTMALTALPSFIAVWLRLKTGSLLLPVFLHNFGNSLSLLV